The Populus trichocarpa isolate Nisqually-1 chromosome 11, P.trichocarpa_v4.1, whole genome shotgun sequence genome has a segment encoding these proteins:
- the LOC112323402 gene encoding universal stress protein PHOS32 translates to MNPQQQQQNPVDPDHPQLPTIKIHHPSSPRHSHHHSHLHAATPTAGARRKIGVAVDLSDESAYAVSWAVDHYIRPGDAVILLHVSPTSVLFGADWGPLPLSTPTQSQLDLLNNTSKFNNEIDSKNESSEKPQQQNEDDEDAFTASKAADLARPLKEAQIPYKIHIVKDHDMKERLCLEVERLGLSAVIMGSRGFGAEKRGSDERLGSVSDYCVHHCVCPVVVVRYPEDKDGGVADLEAVVNVPEDVEAAEGKPKDA, encoded by the coding sequence ATGAATCctcaacagcaacaacaaaatCCAGTAGATCCAGACCACCCACAACTCCCAACAATCAAGATCCACCACCCTTCTTCCCCACGCCACTCTCACCACCACTCCCACCTACACGCCGCCACTCCCACCGCTGGTGCCCGCCGCAAGATCGGCGTCGCGGTTGACCTCTCCGATGAATCTGCCTACGCTGTCAGCTGGGCTGTCGACCACTACATCCGTCCCGGGGATGCTGTCATTCTCCTCCACGTCAGCCCTACATCCGTTCTCTTCGGTGCTGACTGGGGCCCGCTCCCACTCTCCACTCCAACGCAATCGCAACTCGATCTTTTGAACAATACTAGcaaatttaataatgaaattgacAGTAAAAATGAGAGTAGTGAGAAGCCGCAGCAACAGAACGAGGACGATGAGGATGCTTTCACTGCGTCGAAAGCGGCCGATCTTGCAAGGCCTTTAAAGGAAGCGCAGATCCCGTATAAGATTCATATTGTGAAAGATCATGATATGAAGGAGAGGCTGTGTCTTGAAGTTGAGAGGTTAGGGTTGAGTGCGGTTATTATGGGGAGTAGAGGGTTTGGTGCGGAGAAAAGAGGGAGTGATGAGAGATTGGGTAGTGTAAGTGATTATTGTGTTCATCACTGTGTATGTCCAGTCGTGGTTGTTAGATATCCTGAGGATAAGGATGGCGGTGTGGCTGACCTGGAGGCGGTTGTTAATGTGCCAGAGGATGTGGAGGCTGCAGAGGGAAAACCTAAAG